From Gammaproteobacteria bacterium:
CCTTCGGACTCCAGCGCCGCGCGGTTTGCTTCGTCCAGGTCCGACAGGATGCGTGTCGCCTGCTCGAAATAAACATGGCCCGCGCCGGTCAGGCTCAGCTTGCGCGTATTGCGATTCAGCAGCCGCACGCCCAGCGCGAGCTCCAGCGCACTGATTTGTCGCGATACGGATGAAGGCGCCATTCCTTGCCGGCGGCCTGCGGCGGCGAAACCATGCGCCTTGACCACCTCGGCGAACAGCCGCATTCCATTCAACATGTCCACGTTATTGATCCTTGCGTTATGAGCAACAGACTTTTGCAATTCACTACGTTCTATTCTGCGCAGGATGCCATACACTCTTTGTGCATCGCAACAACAGGTTTTAATTCACTTCTGAAGAGGTATGCATCATGAACAGAGCAAAGACATTCGCAGCGATTCTTGGTCTCACGGTCGCCACGGCGGGCGCGGTTCAAGGGGCGGAGCATCAGCCCAGCTCGGCCGACGCCGGCTGGCTGACCACGCCGCATCAGTACGGGGTCTTGCAGGGCAAGGGCGCCAGGGTCGCGCCAGATCTGGGCACGCCGCGCGCGCAGCTAGAGGCCGAACCAATCGAGGGATGGGTGGATCCGGCAGCGTTCGGGGACTTTCCGGCCACCGTGCACCAGGCCTCGCTGGGCCTCAGGCACACACCCGTGGCGCGGTAATACTCGACGCAGGAAAGCGAATGGGACGGCGCAGGGACGCGCCGCTCCCTATGCTCGACAAACCGCAACAGGATGATCTGATTCTGGGACAATCACACCGCCGATGCTTTGGAGCAGCGGCAGGACGTCTACGCCGCGCTCCTGCAGGCACCCGCGGAGCTTGGTAATCGCCTAGAATAGCGAAGACGATCAACGCGCGAACATTTTACCCATAGCCGCGACAGCCGAGATCGCCATGACTGACACGCCGCGTTCAAATACCGTGTTTATCAATGCACCCGGTGCATCGCCGAAGGCCACGGCCGGCAGCAACTTAGGGCGCAAGAATTTGAAAGAATCCGCTGGCGACTTCCTGTACTTATTCGGGTGACCGCCTGGTTCGATGTTTGCCTATCGCGTTGACCATCGACCTGTCAGTGAACCGTCCTGGCATTGAGCCATTTGCCCCCACTAAGGCAAGCATGAAAAATTTTGCCCGATCGCTCGGCCTCTTAAACGTTTTCAATCCGTCCGTGCTGGGTTGGCGGGTTCTCGTCCTGTGTTTCACGGCCCTCGCTCTGAGCGCCTGTTCCGAAGGCGACTCGACGGCGCAGGCGCCGCCGCCGCCGACCTTGCCGGTCGTCAAACCGCTGGTGAAGCAGATCACCGAGTGGGACGAATACACGGGCCGCCCGCAGGCCGTGCAAAGCGTCGAGCTACGCGCGCGCGTAAGTGGTTACGTACACTCGATCCACTTCAGGGACGGAAGCCAGGTCAAGCAGGGCGACCTGCTGTTCAGCATCGATCCGCGCTCGTATCAGGCGACGCTGGATGAAGCCAACGCGCGCCTTACAAGTGCGCGCGTGCAACTTGATCTGGCGGAGACCGATCTGGCGCGCGCGGAAAACCTCTACGCGCAAAACGCGATTTCCGAAGAGGAACTAGATCAGCGCACGCAAGGCCGGCGCGGCGCGGCCGCGGCGGTGATGGCCGCCGAGGCAGCAGTGCGACGCGCCGAACTGGATATCCGTTGGACGCAGGTGCGCGCGCCGATCTCGGGAAGAATCGGCCGCGAACTGGTCACTAGGGGCAATCTGGTCAACGGCAGTTCCGCGGGCGGCACATTGCTTACCACGATCGTTTCCTTAGACCCGATTTACCTTTATTTCACGGCCGATGAGCAGGCTTTGTTGCGCTACATTCGACTGGATCGGGCTGGTGAGCGACCGTCTTCGCGCGATACGCCCAACCCTGTGCGCATGCAGCTCGCCGACGAACGGGGTTATCCCCATCTGGGGCACATGAGCTTTGTGGACAACCAGGTGGATGAGTCCACGGGTACGATTCAGGGACGCGCGACGTTCCAGAACAATGGTCTCTTCGTGCCCGGCGTGTTCGCGCGGATTCTTTTGCGAGGGCGCGGACCGTACGAGGCGATGTTGATTCCCGACGTCGCCGTGGGCGCGGATCAGGCGACGCGCTTCGTCTACGTCGTGGACGAGAAGAACACGGTGCAACGCCGCGACGTAGTGCTCGGCCGGTGGGTGGACGATCGCCTGCGCGTGGTCGAACATGGTTTGCAGCCTGATGATCGGATTATGGTCGAGGGTCTATTGCTCGTGCAGCCGGGCAGCACGGTGACGCCACAATCGCGTACCATCAAGTCTCCCGGCGCGGACCTCATGGCCACGGCTGAATAATGCGTATCGGACACTTTTTCATCGACCGCCCGATCTTCGCGGCGGTCATCTCCATCCTGATCGTGCTGATCGGCGGGATTGCGTACTTCAATCTGCCGATCGAACAGTTTCCCGAAGTCGCACCCCCGCAGGTGCGGGTGGAGGCGACGTACCCTGGCGCCACGCCGGAGACGATCGCTGACACGGTGGCGACACCGATCGAGCAGGAGATCAACGGCGTCGAGGGCATGTTGTACATGACCTCCTCGTCCACCGCCGATGGCGCCATGCAGCTGGACGTGACCTTCGAACACGGCACTGATCTGGACGTGGCGCAGGTGCTGGTGCAAAACCGCGTCTCGATCGCCGAGCCGCGATTGCCCGAGGAGGTGCGGGCACTCGGCGTCACTACCGTCAAGCGGTCGCCCAACCTCATGATCGTGGTGCATCTGCGATCGCCGGACAACACCTTTGATCAGCTCTACGTGAGCAACTACGCCGTGCAGCAGATCCAGGATGTGCTGGCGCGCATTGAGGGCGTGGGCGAGATCGTTGTGTTCGGCGCGCGCGAGTACAGTATGCGCGTGTGGCTGGACCCGGAGCGGCTGGCCTCGCTGAATCTGACACCCGGCGACGTCGTAGCCGCCTTGCGCGCACAAAATGTGCAGGTCGCCGCCGGCTCGCTCGGCCAGGAGCCGATGGCCGCCAATTACGCCTTTCAACTGGCCGCCAATGCGCAGGGCCGCTTTACAAGCATCGAACAGTTCGAGCAGGTTATCGTAAAAAGTGGGCGCGGCGGGCGCCTGACCCGGGTCGGCGACGTGGCCCGCATCGAGCTGGGCGCGGAGGATTACTTCACCAACAGCTATCTCGACGGCAAGCCCGCGGTTGCCATCGTCGCGAATCAACGGCCGGGCAGCAATGCGATCGAGACGGTAGACGAGATCAAGGCCACGATGGCGGGATTGTCGAAGGACTTTCCGCAGGGCCTGGATTATGAAATCGTCTACAACCCGACCGAATTCGTGGCTGAGTCGATCTCGGCGGTTTATCACACCTTGTTCGAGGCGATGCTGCTGGTCATCTTCGTCATCATTTTGTTCCTGCAGAGCTGGCGCGCGGCGATCATTCCCATCGTCGCCATCCCCGTGTCCTTGATCGGTACCTTCGCGGCGATGTATGCGTTCGGCTTTTCGCTGAATAATCTGTGGTTGTTCGGACTGGTGCTCGCGATCGGCATCGTGGTGGACGACGCGATCGTGGTGGTCGAAAACATCGAGCGGAACCTGGAAGAGGGTATGTCGGCGCGCGACGCCGCGCGTAAAACCATGGATGAAGTCGGAGCCGCACTTGTCTCGATCGCCCTGGTGCTCTCGGCCGTGTTCGTGCCAACCGCGTTTTTAACAGGCATCACGGGGCAGTTCTTTCGCCAGTTCGCGTTGACCATCGCCGTGGCGACGTTCATTTCGGCTTTCAACTCACTCACCTTGAGTCCCGCGCTGGGCGCGTTGGTGTTGCGGCCCAAGGATAGCGAGCCTGAGGGTCGCCTGGCGCGCATCACGAATCGCGTTACGGGGCCGTTCTTCGCGCTGTTCAACCGCGGGTTTGAACGCATGAGCC
This genomic window contains:
- a CDS encoding LysR family transcriptional regulator; the encoded protein is MDMLNGMRLFAEVVKAHGFAAAGRRQGMAPSSVSRQISALELALGVRLLNRNTRKLSLTGAGHVYFEQATRILSDLDEANRAALESEG
- a CDS encoding efflux RND transporter periplasmic adaptor subunit codes for the protein MKNFARSLGLLNVFNPSVLGWRVLVLCFTALALSACSEGDSTAQAPPPPTLPVVKPLVKQITEWDEYTGRPQAVQSVELRARVSGYVHSIHFRDGSQVKQGDLLFSIDPRSYQATLDEANARLTSARVQLDLAETDLARAENLYAQNAISEEELDQRTQGRRGAAAAVMAAEAAVRRAELDIRWTQVRAPISGRIGRELVTRGNLVNGSSAGGTLLTTIVSLDPIYLYFTADEQALLRYIRLDRAGERPSSRDTPNPVRMQLADERGYPHLGHMSFVDNQVDESTGTIQGRATFQNNGLFVPGVFARILLRGRGPYEAMLIPDVAVGADQATRFVYVVDEKNTVQRRDVVLGRWVDDRLRVVEHGLQPDDRIMVEGLLLVQPGSTVTPQSRTIKSPGADLMATAE
- a CDS encoding efflux RND transporter permease subunit, with product MRIGHFFIDRPIFAAVISILIVLIGGIAYFNLPIEQFPEVAPPQVRVEATYPGATPETIADTVATPIEQEINGVEGMLYMTSSSTADGAMQLDVTFEHGTDLDVAQVLVQNRVSIAEPRLPEEVRALGVTTVKRSPNLMIVVHLRSPDNTFDQLYVSNYAVQQIQDVLARIEGVGEIVVFGAREYSMRVWLDPERLASLNLTPGDVVAALRAQNVQVAAGSLGQEPMAANYAFQLAANAQGRFTSIEQFEQVIVKSGRGGRLTRVGDVARIELGAEDYFTNSYLDGKPAVAIVANQRPGSNAIETVDEIKATMAGLSKDFPQGLDYEIVYNPTEFVAESISAVYHTLFEAMLLVIFVIILFLQSWRAAIIPIVAIPVSLIGTFAAMYAFGFSLNNLWLFGLVLAIGIVVDDAIVVVENIERNLEEGMSARDAARKTMDEVGAALVSIALVLSAVFVPTAFLTGITGQFFRQFALTIAVATFISAFNSLTLSPALGALVLRPKDSEPEGRLARITNRVTGPFFALFNRGFERMSHGYGRRVCQITRRPAIALVVFAILIGLTVFGYQQVPAGFIPQQDQG